From the Trichocoleus desertorum ATA4-8-CV12 genome, one window contains:
- a CDS encoding pentapeptide repeat-containing protein: MLRREPEKPPLYHLSGVNLSEAKLSGADLQEANLSTANFTKAKLRGVNLTGADLTGANLNRAYLGRAELDWSQADLSDASQCFRRQD; encoded by the coding sequence ATTTTAAGGAGGGAACCTGAGAAGCCGCCTCTATATCATCTTAGTGGCGTCAATCTCAGTGAGGCGAAGTTGAGTGGCGCTGATTTGCAGGAGGCGAATCTGTCCACCGCAAATTTTACTAAAGCCAAGCTTCGGGGCGTCAATCTGACCGGAGCCGACTTGACGGGGGCGAACCTAAATCGGGCTTACCTCGGTCGCGCCGAACTGGATTGGAGCCAAGCAGATTTGAGTGATGCCAGTCAGTGTTTTAGGCGTCAAGATTGA